In one Mucilaginibacter ginsenosidivorax genomic region, the following are encoded:
- the fabG gene encoding 3-oxoacyl-ACP reductase FabG, which translates to MKCALVTGGSRGIGRAVCYKLATMGYYVLINYKSNQAEADNTLAAIKENGGDGEIMKFDVSSKEDIRAVLGGWVETNTEKYIEVLVNNAGIKDDTLMMWMKDEQWDSVLNTSLGGFFYVTQAVLNGMLVKKYGRIINVVSLSGLKGLPGQVNYSAAKAGVIGATKALAQEIARRGVTVNAVAPGFIKTDMTDGLDEKELKSMIPIKRFGTPEEVASVVGFLASPEASYITAEVISVNGGLYS; encoded by the coding sequence ATGAAATGTGCATTAGTAACAGGCGGATCAAGAGGAATAGGCCGCGCCGTTTGCTATAAACTGGCCACCATGGGCTATTACGTGCTTATTAATTATAAAAGCAACCAGGCAGAAGCCGACAATACGTTAGCTGCAATTAAAGAAAACGGCGGCGATGGCGAGATAATGAAATTTGACGTATCCAGCAAAGAAGATATCCGCGCTGTATTAGGCGGCTGGGTTGAAACTAATACTGAAAAATACATTGAAGTGCTGGTAAATAATGCCGGCATTAAGGATGATACCCTGATGATGTGGATGAAAGATGAGCAGTGGGACAGTGTATTAAATACCAGTTTAGGCGGTTTCTTTTATGTAACCCAGGCTGTTTTAAACGGCATGCTGGTTAAAAAATATGGCCGCATTATTAATGTGGTATCTTTATCGGGCTTAAAAGGTTTGCCTGGCCAGGTTAATTACTCGGCTGCCAAGGCGGGTGTAATTGGCGCAACCAAGGCGCTGGCGCAGGAAATTGCGCGTCGCGGTGTTACCGTTAATGCAGTTGCCCCCGGTTTTATTAAAACCGATATGACCGACGGTTTGGATGAAAAAGAGCTAAAATCCATGATCCCCATTAAACGCTTCGGCACCCCCGAAGAGGTGGCCAGCGTGGTTGGCTTTTTAGCATCGCCCGAAGCTTCGTATATTACTGCCGAAGTAATTTCTGTTAATGGCGGCCTTTATTCATAA
- a CDS encoding beta-ketoacyl-[acyl-carrier-protein] synthase family protein, which yields MNRVVITGMGIYSCIGKTQDEVRDSLFHGKSGILLDSMRKEFGYRSGLTGFVDRPNLKEKLDRRSRIMLPEQGEYAYMATIEALAQADIDMDYLDQNEIGILYGNDSSAKPVIDCTDIIRVKKDTMLVGSGAVFQTMNSTVSMNLATIFKLKGINLTVSAACASGSHAIGLGYHLIKSGLQEGIICGGAQELNHFSMGSFDALSAFSTQEATPTKASRPFDKSRDGLVPSGGAATVILESLESAQRRGATILGEVIGYGFSSNGGHISNPTVGGPVRSLAMALKDAGMTAADIDYINAHATSTPAGDASEAKAIHEVFGSSKPLVSSTKSMTGHECWMAGASEIVYSMLMMQNSFIAPNINFETPDEDSVKLNIATTTIERNFDVFLSNSFGFGGTNSSLIIKKY from the coding sequence ATGAATAGAGTTGTGATTACAGGGATGGGGATTTACTCGTGCATTGGGAAAACCCAGGACGAGGTAAGAGACTCGCTTTTCCACGGCAAATCGGGCATTTTACTCGATTCTATGCGCAAGGAGTTTGGTTACCGGTCTGGCTTAACCGGCTTTGTCGACCGGCCCAACTTAAAAGAAAAGCTCGACAGGCGTTCACGCATTATGCTGCCCGAACAGGGCGAGTATGCCTATATGGCCACCATTGAAGCATTGGCCCAGGCAGACATCGATATGGATTACCTCGATCAAAATGAAATAGGTATCCTTTACGGTAACGATAGCTCGGCCAAGCCGGTTATTGATTGTACCGATATCATCCGCGTAAAAAAAGATACTATGCTGGTAGGCTCGGGAGCGGTTTTCCAAACCATGAACTCCACCGTGAGCATGAACCTGGCCACCATATTCAAATTAAAAGGCATCAACCTCACGGTAAGCGCAGCCTGTGCAAGCGGCTCGCACGCTATCGGCCTTGGCTATCATCTTATTAAAAGCGGCCTGCAGGAAGGTATTATCTGCGGCGGCGCCCAGGAGCTTAACCATTTTTCGATGGGTAGCTTTGATGCGCTTTCGGCTTTCTCTACCCAGGAAGCTACGCCAACAAAGGCATCGCGACCGTTTGATAAAAGCCGGGATGGCCTGGTGCCAAGCGGCGGCGCAGCTACCGTGATTTTAGAAAGCCTGGAATCGGCACAACGCCGTGGCGCAACTATTTTGGGCGAGGTTATTGGCTATGGGTTTTCATCAAACGGCGGCCACATATCCAACCCTACCGTTGGCGGCCCGGTACGCTCATTGGCTATGGCCCTGAAGGATGCAGGTATGACCGCGGCCGATATTGATTACATAAACGCCCATGCCACATCAACCCCTGCGGGTGATGCCAGTGAGGCCAAAGCTATCCACGAGGTTTTTGGATCGAGCAAGCCGCTGGTAAGCTCAACCAAATCTATGACAGGCCACGAGTGCTGGATGGCCGGCGCAAGCGAGATTGTATACTCTATGCTGATGATGCAAAATTCGTTCATCGCGCCAAACATCAACTTCGAAACCCCCGACGAGGATTCGGTTAAGTTAAATATCGCTACCACCACCATCGAACGGAATTTTGACGTATTTTTGTCGAACTCTTTTGGTTTTGGCGGAACAAATTCGTCGCTGATTATTAAAAAATATTGA
- a CDS encoding phosphopantetheine-binding protein, with protein sequence MQFLEIIEKTNAFLAEEFEIGVAKISPEAILKDTLELDSLDYIDLVVVIESNFNFKVQPEDFVGIITFQDFYEYVNTKVNAGELV encoded by the coding sequence ATGCAGTTTTTAGAAATTATAGAAAAAACAAATGCTTTTTTAGCAGAAGAATTTGAAATTGGTGTGGCGAAAATATCGCCTGAAGCCATCCTGAAAGATACCCTTGAACTTGACAGCCTGGATTATATAGACCTGGTTGTTGTAATTGAAAGCAATTTCAATTTTAAGGTGCAGCCCGAAGATTTTGTCGGCATTATCACTTTCCAGGATTTTTATGAATATGTTAATACCAAGGTGAACGCCGGCGAATTGGTGTAA
- a CDS encoding 3-hydroxyacyl-ACP dehydratase has product MFVPPANTPDLIPQKFPFVMIDHLTWTDDKSSRTQFCIKADNVLVEDGEFSAGGLVENIAQTAAARAGYLAQNSQKADAIGYIGAIKNLEVFSLPKINDILETEIVIDNQIFDVTLISGKVKRGEETLAQCQMKVFIIQQ; this is encoded by the coding sequence ATGTTTGTACCTCCTGCCAATACTCCCGACCTTATCCCGCAAAAATTTCCTTTTGTGATGATAGATCATTTGACCTGGACGGATGATAAAAGCAGCCGCACCCAATTTTGTATAAAAGCAGATAACGTACTGGTTGAGGATGGCGAATTTAGCGCGGGAGGGCTGGTAGAAAACATAGCGCAAACGGCCGCCGCCCGTGCCGGATACCTGGCCCAAAACAGCCAAAAAGCCGATGCTATAGGTTATATTGGTGCTATTAAAAACCTCGAAGTGTTTTCTTTGCCTAAAATAAATGATATCTTAGAAACGGAAATCGTTATTGATAATCAAATATTTGATGTAACACTGATATCGGGGAAGGTAAAACGCGGCGAAGAAACTTTGGCGCAGTGCCAGATGAAAGTATTTATAATTCAACAATAA
- a CDS encoding acyl-CoA thioesterase, translating to MICAFAGTDSSFTKLTPARKCIGSKQNEELQKTLINATEISVKFSEVDSLGIVWHGHYVRYFEDGREAFGKAYGIDYLTVYNNQYVTPIVSIDCKYKQVLRYGDNVIIETEYVPSEAARLNFNYRLLNAATGEVVVTGSTVQVFLQRDNFMLQLTNPVFFEEWKKKYGF from the coding sequence ATGATCTGCGCCTTTGCCGGCACAGATTCATCCTTTACAAAATTGACGCCGGCACGAAAATGTATCGGCAGTAAACAGAACGAAGAATTGCAAAAAACACTGATAAATGCCACCGAGATAAGTGTGAAGTTTAGCGAGGTTGATTCGCTGGGTATTGTGTGGCACGGGCACTATGTACGCTATTTTGAAGATGGCAGGGAGGCTTTTGGAAAAGCATATGGCATTGATTACCTTACAGTTTACAATAACCAATACGTAACCCCTATTGTAAGTATTGATTGTAAATACAAACAGGTTTTGCGTTACGGCGACAACGTAATTATTGAAACCGAATACGTACCAAGCGAAGCAGCCCGGTTAAATTTTAACTACCGGCTGTTAAACGCAGCAACCGGCGAGGTAGTGGTTACAGGTTCAACCGTACAGGTATTTTTACAGCGCGATAATTTTATGCTTCAATTAACCAATCCGGTGTTTTTTGAAGAGTGGAAAAAGAAATATGGGTTCTGA
- a CDS encoding NAD(P)/FAD-dependent oxidoreductase, translated as MNTEKVDVLVIGAGPAGTVAASIVNKAGFKVKIVEKQKFPRFVIGESLLPRCMEALTDAGFVEAVEAKGFQKKFGAKFVKNGVICDYFFSDQFTDGWNWTWQVPRSEFDKTLADTCESMGIPVHYETTVTDIKFNGSDSITTVEDIDGNQTQIEARFIIDGSGYGRVIPKLFNLDKPSGLPQRKALFTHTVDVKRNLFEEPNRITIVVHKPGVWVWIIPFSSGVTSLGFVGDPDFFAGYEGADDEAKLRSLIAAEPYLSERFKDVEFVFEPRILQAWSSTTNTFHGEGFVLTGNVTEFLDPIFSSGVTLATVSSQNAAKLVVRKLNGEDIDWETEYTEKVMQGVDVFRSYVNAWYEGTLDTIFFSGTFVPEIKNQICSVLAGYVWDQQNPYVKNHDTAIKKLARIIKLGEQINSPV; from the coding sequence ATGAATACAGAAAAAGTTGATGTGTTGGTAATTGGCGCCGGCCCGGCGGGTACGGTGGCTGCTTCTATTGTGAATAAAGCAGGGTTTAAAGTTAAAATTGTTGAAAAGCAAAAATTTCCGCGTTTTGTAATTGGCGAAAGCCTGTTACCCCGCTGCATGGAAGCATTAACCGATGCCGGCTTTGTTGAAGCAGTGGAGGCAAAAGGATTTCAGAAAAAATTCGGAGCCAAGTTTGTAAAAAACGGCGTCATCTGCGATTACTTCTTTTCAGATCAGTTTACTGATGGCTGGAACTGGACATGGCAGGTGCCCCGCTCTGAATTTGATAAAACCCTGGCCGATACCTGCGAAAGCATGGGTATCCCGGTACATTATGAAACTACGGTTACCGATATCAAATTCAACGGCTCTGATTCGATAACAACCGTTGAAGATATTGATGGCAACCAAACCCAAATTGAGGCCCGGTTTATTATTGACGGCAGTGGCTATGGCCGGGTTATCCCCAAGTTATTTAACCTGGATAAACCATCGGGCCTGCCGCAACGCAAGGCTTTATTTACACATACGGTAGATGTAAAGCGCAACCTGTTTGAAGAACCTAACCGCATCACCATAGTGGTACATAAACCCGGCGTTTGGGTTTGGATTATACCTTTCTCCAGCGGCGTAACCTCGTTGGGGTTTGTAGGCGATCCGGACTTTTTTGCAGGTTACGAAGGCGCAGATGACGAAGCTAAACTACGCAGCTTAATTGCCGCAGAACCCTACCTGAGCGAGCGCTTTAAAGATGTTGAATTTGTTTTTGAGCCAAGGATATTACAAGCCTGGAGCAGCACCACCAATACTTTTCACGGCGAAGGCTTTGTGCTTACCGGCAATGTAACCGAGTTTTTAGATCCCATCTTCTCATCGGGTGTTACGCTGGCAACTGTATCCAGCCAAAATGCTGCCAAATTGGTTGTCCGCAAGCTAAACGGCGAAGATATTGATTGGGAAACCGAATACACAGAAAAGGTGATGCAAGGCGTGGATGTTTTCCGGTCGTACGTAAATGCCTGGTACGAAGGGACGCTGGATACCATCTTTTTTTCGGGTACTTTTGTTCCCGAGATTAAAAACCAGATCTGTTCTGTTTTGGCAGGATATGTGTGGGACCAGCAGAACCCGTATGTTAAAAATCATGATACGGCAATAAAAAAATTAGCGCGAATTATTAAGTTAGGGGAGCAAATTAACTCGCCTGTATAG
- a CDS encoding phosphopantetheine-binding protein has translation MDKLMNDLKEQIIDQLNLQDLKPGDIGDDESLFADGLGLDSIDVLELIVLMQSIYKIKLSKAEDGPKVFQSVRTMAEYITANQAA, from the coding sequence ATGGACAAATTAATGAATGATCTGAAAGAACAGATCATAGACCAGTTAAACCTGCAAGACCTTAAGCCCGGCGATATCGGCGATGATGAATCGTTGTTTGCCGATGGATTAGGATTGGATTCGATAGATGTTTTGGAGCTGATAGTTTTGATGCAGAGTATTTATAAAATTAAACTTTCAAAAGCCGAAGACGGCCCCAAAGTATTTCAGTCGGTGCGCACCATGGCCGAGTATATTACGGCTAACCAGGCAGCATAA
- a CDS encoding LolA family protein: protein MKINKLLLTVAILAAAFNANAQHAGYTQLTDLSAFKAQFTATAQKTTSIKSDFVQEKNLSMLSEKITSKGKFWFKKDNMVRMEYTQPSKYLMIINKDNILVKDEQKENKINTKSNKLFQQINKIIIDCVQGSILSNPDFKVKVFESKGSYLVELAPLSKGIKDFFKSINISVDKKDNSVSNIDMQEPSGDNTTIHFINKEINANLPDALFAAK, encoded by the coding sequence GTGAAAATAAACAAACTATTACTTACTGTAGCCATACTTGCCGCCGCATTTAACGCCAATGCGCAGCATGCCGGTTATACCCAGCTTACAGATCTGTCGGCATTTAAAGCCCAGTTTACGGCTACCGCCCAAAAAACTACCAGTATTAAAAGTGATTTTGTGCAGGAGAAAAACCTGAGCATGCTATCGGAAAAGATCACATCCAAAGGAAAATTCTGGTTTAAAAAGGATAACATGGTGCGGATGGAATATACCCAGCCATCCAAATACCTGATGATCATCAACAAAGACAATATTTTGGTAAAGGATGAGCAGAAGGAAAATAAAATCAACACCAAATCCAACAAACTTTTCCAGCAAATCAACAAGATCATTATCGACTGTGTGCAGGGATCTATCCTGAGCAACCCCGATTTTAAAGTAAAAGTGTTTGAAAGCAAGGGAAGCTACCTGGTAGAGCTGGCGCCGCTATCAAAGGGGATAAAAGATTTTTTTAAATCAATCAATATCTCGGTTGATAAAAAAGACAACTCGGTAAGTAATATTGATATGCAGGAGCCATCCGGCGATAATACTACCATTCACTTTATAAATAAAGAGATTAATGCAAACCTGCCTGACGCGCTTTTTGCTGCTAAGTAG
- a CDS encoding 3-hydroxyacyl-ACP dehydratase, with translation MLQESFFQFTAPNTDGNTSKTTITLNAGHQIFEGHFPGQPVVPGVCMMQMVKEVLENIIGTKTKLLKAGEMKFLAILNPQVNSTANMQITYTTTDDGSLKVDATIQHESSVFFKFKGVFKK, from the coding sequence ATGCTCCAGGAATCCTTTTTTCAGTTTACCGCGCCAAACACCGATGGTAATACCTCAAAAACTACTATCACCCTGAATGCGGGTCACCAGATTTTTGAAGGCCATTTTCCCGGCCAGCCGGTTGTGCCGGGGGTTTGCATGATGCAGATGGTAAAAGAAGTGCTGGAAAACATTATTGGCACCAAAACAAAACTGCTTAAAGCCGGCGAAATGAAGTTTTTAGCCATATTAAACCCGCAGGTAAACAGCACAGCCAATATGCAGATAACCTATACCACCACCGATGATGGTTCGTTAAAGGTAGATGCTACAATTCAGCATGAGTCTTCTGTTTTTTTTAAATTTAAAGGGGTATTTAAAAAATGA
- a CDS encoding cation:proton antiporter domain-containing protein — MKKFRNIFFYIILIGGFSFLIYLALTAGSELEKGRNIVKLAASSKSALHQFTDGLIKNLTGPLATLLAQIAIIIIAGNLAGWVCKKMGQPRVIGEIFAGIALGPSLVGRFFPAFSHVVFPAQSLGSLQFLSQIGLIIFMFVIGMELDLRAIKSKSKDAIVISHASIIIPFTLGIGLAYFIYRSLAPAGVPFFSFGLFMGISMSITAFPVLARICQERGINKTRLGALVITCAAADDITAWCLLTVVIAVVKAGSVMSFVYTALMAIAYVLIMLKGVKPLLKRIYSRNIRPGYVGMPVAMFFLTLIISSYATESIGIHALFGAFMAGIVMPDNITFRGVFVERIKDVALFLLLPLFFVFTGLRTQIGLLDTPYLWAICGLTILVAVTGKFAGSASAAKFVGQSWKDSLSIGALMNTRGLVELIVLNIGYDLGVLNKEVFAILVIMALVTTFMTVPILNLLDKIFGKSPSEEELPTELPEDIFISGDR, encoded by the coding sequence ATGAAGAAATTCAGGAATATATTTTTTTACATTATCCTCATAGGCGGATTTTCCTTTTTAATATACCTGGCATTAACGGCCGGCAGCGAGCTTGAAAAGGGACGTAACATAGTTAAACTGGCGGCGAGCAGTAAAAGTGCCCTGCACCAGTTTACCGATGGATTGATAAAAAACCTTACCGGCCCCCTGGCTACCTTACTGGCGCAAATAGCCATTATCATAATAGCGGGTAATTTGGCAGGCTGGGTGTGTAAAAAAATGGGGCAACCCCGCGTTATAGGCGAAATATTTGCAGGGATAGCTTTAGGCCCATCACTGGTAGGCCGGTTTTTTCCGGCATTCTCTCATGTTGTTTTTCCGGCCCAATCATTAGGATCGTTGCAGTTTTTAAGCCAGATTGGCTTAATCATATTTATGTTTGTGATAGGCATGGAGCTTGATTTGCGGGCTATTAAAAGCAAAAGCAAGGATGCCATTGTCATTAGCCACGCCAGTATTATCATTCCGTTTACATTGGGCATTGGGCTGGCTTATTTTATCTATCGTTCGCTGGCGCCTGCAGGGGTGCCTTTTTTTTCGTTTGGTTTGTTTATGGGTATTTCCATGAGCATTACTGCCTTCCCGGTTTTGGCACGTATTTGCCAGGAAAGGGGCATTAACAAAACACGCCTTGGCGCTTTGGTAATTACCTGCGCCGCTGCCGACGATATTACCGCCTGGTGCCTGCTTACGGTTGTAATAGCAGTGGTTAAGGCGGGCTCGGTAATGAGTTTTGTTTATACAGCCCTAATGGCCATTGCCTATGTATTGATTATGCTGAAGGGCGTAAAACCGCTTTTAAAGCGCATCTATAGCCGCAACATCAGGCCGGGTTACGTGGGTATGCCGGTGGCTATGTTTTTTTTAACGCTCATTATTTCATCATACGCTACCGAAAGTATAGGCATCCACGCGCTGTTTGGGGCCTTTATGGCCGGCATCGTAATGCCCGATAACATTACCTTTCGCGGGGTGTTTGTGGAGCGTATAAAAGATGTAGCCCTGTTTTTATTGCTGCCTTTGTTTTTTGTTTTTACCGGTTTGCGTACACAGATTGGCTTATTGGATACGCCCTACCTATGGGCTATTTGCGGTTTAACTATATTAGTGGCTGTTACCGGCAAGTTTGCAGGCAGTGCATCGGCAGCCAAATTTGTTGGCCAAAGCTGGAAAGATAGCCTTTCCATAGGCGCGTTAATGAACACCCGCGGCCTTGTCGAGCTGATTGTACTGAATATTGGTTACGACCTTGGCGTATTAAACAAAGAAGTATTTGCCATATTGGTGATTATGGCCCTGGTAACTACATTTATGACCGTACCGATATTAAACCTGCTGGATAAGATCTTCGGCAAATCGCCGTCGGAAGAAGAACTACCGACTGAATTGCCCGAAGATATTTTTATTTCCGGCGATCGATAA
- a CDS encoding phenylacetate--CoA ligase family protein, with the protein MTDQTTFISQEQIVTMQEQKLQELLAYLNIHSPFYKELFDANNVNIDDIKTLDDLKLIPTTVKEDLQKRNDDFMCVSRDQIIEYSSTSGTLGSPVTIALTENDLLRLTYNEYSSFTCADGKPDDVYQLMLTLDRQFMAGLAYYSGIRKIGAGIIRLGPGVPSLQWDTILRLKPTAIVAVPSFVYKLIQYAEEHGIDINSSSVKKAVCIGENIRNTDFSLNILGKKITDAWDIKLYSTYASTEMQTAFTECGYGKGGHHQPELLIVELLDENNQQVAPGEPGEVTITTLGVEGMPLLRYKTGDICLYDDAPCECGRTTLRLSPIIGRKKQMIKFKGTTLYPPSLFDLLNGMEEILDFVAEVYSNEIGMDEVLLHILPVNYTDECDRKIRANLQARLRVSPHVTYVQYDEIQKMQYKESGRKPFKFIDRRK; encoded by the coding sequence GTGACAGATCAAACCACATTTATATCGCAGGAACAAATAGTAACCATGCAGGAACAAAAACTGCAGGAATTGCTGGCATATCTTAACATCCATTCGCCTTTTTATAAGGAGTTGTTTGATGCCAACAACGTAAACATAGATGATATTAAAACGCTGGATGACCTGAAACTGATCCCTACTACGGTAAAGGAAGATCTGCAAAAACGTAATGACGATTTTATGTGCGTTAGCCGCGACCAGATCATTGAATACAGCTCAACATCGGGCACATTGGGCAGCCCGGTTACTATTGCCCTTACCGAAAATGACCTTTTACGCCTTACCTATAACGAATATAGCTCCTTTACCTGCGCAGACGGAAAGCCCGACGATGTTTACCAGCTCATGCTCACGCTGGACAGGCAGTTTATGGCCGGTTTAGCCTACTACTCTGGTATCCGCAAAATAGGCGCGGGCATTATTCGCCTGGGGCCTGGGGTGCCATCGTTACAATGGGATACCATTTTGCGGCTTAAACCTACGGCCATTGTTGCCGTGCCATCGTTTGTTTACAAGCTTATTCAATACGCGGAGGAGCACGGTATCGATATCAATTCAAGTTCGGTAAAAAAGGCGGTTTGCATTGGCGAGAATATCCGTAATACCGATTTTTCGCTTAATATCCTCGGTAAAAAAATTACTGATGCCTGGGATATCAAACTATACTCTACTTATGCATCAACCGAAATGCAAACGGCGTTCACTGAGTGCGGATACGGTAAAGGTGGCCATCATCAGCCCGAATTACTGATAGTGGAGCTGCTGGATGAAAACAACCAGCAGGTTGCCCCTGGCGAACCAGGAGAAGTAACCATTACAACATTGGGTGTTGAGGGTATGCCCCTGCTGCGCTATAAAACCGGCGATATTTGCCTGTATGATGATGCGCCGTGTGAATGTGGGCGAACCACCTTACGTTTATCGCCAATTATTGGCCGTAAAAAGCAGATGATCAAATTCAAGGGCACCACGCTTTACCCGCCGTCGCTTTTTGATTTGCTGAATGGGATGGAAGAGATATTGGATTTTGTAGCCGAGGTTTACTCCAACGAAATTGGTATGGACGAAGTGCTGCTACACATCCTGCCGGTAAACTATACCGATGAGTGCGACCGGAAGATACGTGCCAATTTACAAGCCAGGCTAAGGGTAAGCCCGCATGTTACCTATGTACAGTACGATGAAATTCAGAAGATGCAATACAAGGAATCGGGCCGCAAACCGTTTAAATTTATCGATCGCCGGAAATAA
- the acpS gene encoding holo-ACP synthase — protein sequence MVAGVGIDMIEIDRVAVKIEKGGGFRELVFSEKEIAYCELKTNKYQHYAARFAAKEAFFKALGTGWLNGTAFNEVEISNNADGKPELTLIGQTGELLREQGPMKISVSLTHLKAIASAVVIIEK from the coding sequence ATGGTTGCCGGTGTTGGGATAGATATGATAGAGATTGACCGCGTGGCTGTCAAAATTGAAAAGGGCGGCGGTTTTCGCGAACTGGTGTTTTCGGAAAAAGAAATAGCTTATTGCGAACTTAAGACTAACAAATACCAGCATTATGCAGCACGTTTTGCTGCAAAAGAAGCATTTTTTAAAGCATTGGGCACAGGCTGGTTAAATGGTACAGCATTTAACGAAGTTGAGATAAGTAACAATGCCGATGGTAAACCCGAACTTACACTCATTGGCCAAACCGGCGAATTATTAAGAGAGCAAGGCCCAATGAAAATTTCCGTATCATTAACCCATCTTAAGGCCATCGCATCGGCCGTTGTAATTATCGAAAAGTGA